Within Candidatus Methylacidiphilales bacterium, the genomic segment ACCCCCGACGATGAACAATTCCTCACCAGGGTCACCCTCCCGGACGATCACCTCACCCTTCCGGGCGATGAATTCACGCGCAGAAACATAGAGCATCAGGAGGATTTCGTCCGGCAAACCCTGAAAGAGGGGGAATCCCCGGAAAGTCCCCAGGGAACCGAACTTGTCCGCGGCGGGGGAGGCCGGGGTTGCTTTCATCGGTCTGTGCCTCCCTGCCCGCTCGTCGGGGCGAGCTTGGAATTGAGTTGGCGGAGACGTCTGGCCTGTTCCCGGGCCAGATTGGTGACGAGAACGGCGAATTGTTCCGGGTAGCGGGTGGCCAGTTTTTCCAACACCCCGATGCGGATGATGAAGAGCTTGGTCGGCAGGCTGGCCCGGGCGTCGGCAGTGCGCACCCTCGGCTCGATCAGGCACATCTCGCCAAAAAAAGAACCCTCCACACACGTGCTGGCGTCCTGTTCATCCGGGTTGTTTTCGTGTCCGGAAATAAAGGTCACCTCACCGGAAGCGACCAGGTAAATGCCCTCGCTGCGGCTGCCCCGCGCATAGATCCGCTCCCCCTCCCGGTAGGAAGCCGAGGCTGCCTGGGAGGCGAGCATTTGCACCTGCTCGGCCTTCAACCACGCGAACAACGGGAGTTGCACCAGCAATTCACGGCAACGTTCCCGTTCCGCGGCGGCGAGGTTGGAGTCGACAAGCATGCCGGGTGATCCTAGGGGTTCTGGTTCCAGGGTTCAAGGCGTGAGACCGCCGCGACCACCTGGCCGATATCCAGGGGTTTGCTCAGGCAGGCCGCCGCGCCTTCCCCGAGGATGGCCGAGACCGTGCGATCCTCCCGGCGGGAAGTGACCATCAACACAGGAATTGCGGCCAGAGCAGGGTCCGCCCGGATGGCGCGCAACAACCCGCGCCCGTCCTGGCCCGGCATTTCCAGATCGGTCAAGACCAAGTCGATGCCACCGGCTTTTACCCTGGTCAGAGCCGCCTCCGCGTCCGGCGACAATTCGACCTGCCAACCGATCTTCTCCAAAAGGAGGCGGTGGGCCAGCCGCACACTGGACGAATCATCAACCACGAGCACACGCAGGGGCGGGACAGCAAGTGAGCCCGCCTGTCCGATTTCCCCTCCAGCCAGACGGCGAAGCATGAGCGGAACCTGCAACAAGGGCAGCAGTGTTCCATCGGAATCGGGGGCCACGCCCGAGAGCACCGGCAGACGTCGCAACAGCGGGCCCGGATCG encodes:
- a CDS encoding Crp/Fnr family transcriptional regulator, whose product is MLVDSNLAAAERERCRELLVQLPLFAWLKAEQVQMLASQAASASYREGERIYARGSRSEGIYLVASGEVTFISGHENNPDEQDASTCVEGSFFGEMCLIEPRVRTADARASLPTKLFIIRIGVLEKLATRYPEQFAVLVTNLAREQARRLRQLNSKLAPTSGQGGTDR